The following nucleotide sequence is from bacterium.
ATGTCGCCTCGGGTGCGTTCCATCCACTCGCAAAAGCCCTTCGAGACGCACGCCCGCATGCCGTTCACGTTCCAGGAATAGATGCGGGGATATTTTGCCATCAGCCGTGCAGGTCCCGCTCGAGGATAACGCGAAGCGTGGTGCCTTCCCCGGCGTCGTGGTCGACGGATACGGACGCGCCGTCCTTATTCGCGAGGCGTTCGCATTCGGCGGCGGAGACGAAAACGTGCACCTTGCCCGGCACGTAATCGATCGCCAGCGGCGCGTCGCCGCCGCGGTCCGCGGTGAAGGTCAGGCGATCCGCCTCGCGCGGGCCGAAGCAGACCATGCCGTCCACGCGAATGCCGGCCGCAAGCACCTCGGCCTCTTTCGGCGACAAACGCAGCCGGATCGAGTTGTATTCGGCGCGCAGTTTCATGCGATCCCTCCGTGACGCGCGGCACACCGCCGCGCCAAGAGTCGTTTATACTCGCGGGCCTGTTGCGCCTTCAACCCCGGATTCTTTAAGGAGACGACATGCGCACGCGCAAGCTTGGCGATTCGGGCATCGAATTGACGGAAATCGGATTTGGCGCCTGGGCGATCGGCGGCGGTAACTGGGAGTTCACGTGGGGCGAGCAGGACGACGCGGCATCGATCGCGGCGATCCACAAGGCGCTGGATTCGGGAATCAACTGGATCGACACGGCCGCGGTGTACGGCCTCGGGCATTCGGAAACGATCGTCGGCCGCGCGGTGCGCGAGCGCGGCGACAACCCCTTCGTGGCGACCAAATGCGCGCTGCAGTGGGATGAGAATCGCAAGGTTCGTGGCGGCATGAAATACGACTCGGTGAAACGCGAATGCGAGGCGAGCCTTTCGCGCCTGGGATTCGAGCGCATCGACCTCTACCAGATTCATTGGCCGGACCCGGACGAGGACATCGAGGAGGGATGGCGCGCCGTGTGCGACCTGGTGAAGGAGGGAAAGGTGCGTTTCGGGGGTGTGTCGAACTTCAACGTCGCGCAGATGAGCCGCGTCGCGCGGATCGGCAAAATCGCGAGCCTGCAACCGCCCTACAGCATGCTCGCCCCCGGCGTGCAGGACGAGATATTGCCGTATTGCGGTGAGAACGGCATGGGCGTCGTGGCGTATTCGCCGCTCGCGTGCGGCGTACTGACCGAAAGTTTTTCGCGCGAGAAGGTGGAGAGTCTGGACCCGACAGACTGGCGGCGCACGAAAAACGTCAACTACGGTGAAAGGCTCGAACAGAACCTGACGATGGTGGACGAACTGCGCGCGCTCGCGCGCGAGACCGGCGTGACGGTGCAGGCCATCGCCGTCGCGTGGGTGCTGCGTCGCCCGGAGGTGACAAGCGCCATCGTCGGATTCCGTAGTCCGGAGCAGGTCAGCGAGACGCTCGCGCACCTGCCGGAGGATGTCGGCGAGGAGGTGGTACGTCGCGCGGAGGAGATTCGGAACAACTACAGGTAGGCTGAAAGACTGAAAGACTGGAAGACTGGAAGACTGGAAGGCTGGAAGGTCATCGCAAGTAACCCGTCTTGGGATGGAGCGAATTCGAGCCGGAAGCCGCTCGCCGGTGGCCTTACTCCCCCGGCACGTTGAACCTGTAGACCTTCCGCACCGGCTTGATGACGGTCCACACGCAGCGCAAACCTTTCGTGAACGTGACGATATCGCCCGCGCCGAACGAGACCTCCCCGGCGCCGGTCTTCACGCGGACCTCGCCCTCCAACACGTAGCAGGTTTCCTTGTCGCGGTATTCCCAATCGAACGTGCTGGGTTTGCAGGTCCAAGTCGCCCAATCGGAAACGCCCAGGCGCTCGAGGTCGTCGTCGGTCGCTTTTCGGAT
It contains:
- a CDS encoding aldo/keto reductase — translated: MRTRKLGDSGIELTEIGFGAWAIGGGNWEFTWGEQDDAASIAAIHKALDSGINWIDTAAVYGLGHSETIVGRAVRERGDNPFVATKCALQWDENRKVRGGMKYDSVKRECEASLSRLGFERIDLYQIHWPDPDEDIEEGWRAVCDLVKEGKVRFGGVSNFNVAQMSRVARIGKIASLQPPYSMLAPGVQDEILPYCGENGMGVVAYSPLACGVLTESFSREKVESLDPTDWRRTKNVNYGERLEQNLTMVDELRALARETGVTVQAIAVAWVLRRPEVTSAIVGFRSPEQVSETLAHLPEDVGEEVVRRAEEIRNNYR
- a CDS encoding cupin domain-containing protein → MSEIKIRKATDDDLERLGVSDWATWTCKPSTFDWEYRDKETCYVLEGEVRVKTGAGEVSFGAGDIVTFTKGLRCVWTVIKPVRKVYRFNVPGE